Proteins from a single region of Oncorhynchus tshawytscha isolate Ot180627B linkage group LG03, Otsh_v2.0, whole genome shotgun sequence:
- the LOC112238742 gene encoding inhibin beta B chain-like: MKRYNLTLACLMACILSICFTLGTTGAETQTVTQESCASCGMPEASERVDIDLLEAVKRHILNRLQMRERPNITHPIPKAAMVTALRRLHAGKLREDGRVEIPNLDGQAAYSNEGQETSEIISFAESDEQTSSQASKSSLYFLISSEGNQNLYVSQANLWLYFRLQPTGSEKGPRRKVTVKIHYKEAGTGTAGGAGGGTGPGGGGRWTLVEKRVDLKRSGWHTFPMSEAVRAVFGKGGRRQDLEVHCEGCEASNVVPILVDTADPSHRPFLVVRARQVEGKHRIRKRGLECDGSSGGLCCRQQFYIDFRLIGWNDWIIAPAGYYGNYCEGSCPAYMAGVPGSASSFHTAVVNQYRMRGMSPGSVNSCCIPTKLSTMSMLYFDDEYNIVKRDVPNMIVEECGCA; the protein is encoded by the exons ATGAAAAGATATAATCTCACGTTGGCTTGTTTAATGGCTTGCATCCTTTCCATCTGCTTTACTTTGGGCACAACTGGGGCAGAGACTCAAACCGTGACCCAGGAGTCGTGCGCTTCGTGCGGGATGCCGGAGGCGTCAGAACGGGTGGATATAGACTTATTGGAAGCAGTTAAGAGGCACATCTTGAACAGGTTACAAATGAGAGAAAGACCCAACATCACACATCCTATCCCGAAAGCGGCAATGGTGACAGCGCTGAGGCGGCTTCACGCAGGTAAACTACGAGAAGACGGAAGGGTTGAGATCCCTAACCTTGATGGACAGGCTGCCTACAGTAACGAGGGGCAAGAGACTTCGGAGATAATCAGCTTCGCAGAATCAG ATGAGCAGACTTCATCTCAAGCATCTAAGTCCAGCCTCTACTTCCTCATCTCCAGTGAAGGGAACCAGAACCTGTACGTGTCTCAGGCCAACCTGTGGCTCTACTTCAGGCTGCAGCCCACCGGCTCCGAGAAAGGGCCTCGACGAAAAGTCACAGTGAAGATCCACTACAaggaggcagggactgggactgCAGGTGGAGCCGGGGGGGGAACAGGGCCAGGGGGAGGAGGTCGGTGGACCCTGGTGGAGAAGCGCGTGGACCTTAAGCGCAGTGGCTGGCACACATTCCCCATGTCAGAGGCCGTGAGGGCCGTGTTTGGTAAGGGTGGCCGGCGGCAGGACCTTGAGGTGCACTGCGAGGGCTGTGAGGCGTCCAACGTGGTTCCTATCTTAGTCGACACAGCAGACCCTTCACACAGGCCCTTCCTGGTGGTCCGGGCGCGGCAGGTGGAAGGGAAGCACCGCATCAGGAAGAGGGGCCTGGAGTGTGACGGGAGCAGTGGaggtctgtgctgcagacagcagTTCTACATTGACTTCCGCCTCATTGGCTGGAACGACTGGATCATCGCACCTGCGGGTTACTACGGTAACTACTGCGAGGGGAGCTGCCCGGCGTACATGGCGGGGGTACCGGGGTCAGCGTCGTCGTTCCACACGGCAGTCGTCAACCAGTACCGGATGAGGGGCATGAGCCCCGGCTCGGTCAACTCCTGTTGTATCCCCACCAAGCTCAGCACCATGTCTATGCTGTACTTCGACGATGAGTACAACATAGTAAAACGAGATGTGCCCAATATGATAGTGGAAGAGTGTGGCTGTGCCTGA